In Halarcobacter bivalviorum, a genomic segment contains:
- the argJ gene encoding bifunctional glutamate N-acetyltransferase/amino-acid acetyltransferase ArgJ, producing the protein MFTILPIKGFIDQIDGFFCDGIHAGLKPNGNNDLGFIYSDTPCEVEAVFTKNRFQAAPLKHFQMYEKGFKTNFVLINSKNANAMTGQKGIDDINEVFASLNHDLLNPIMSSTGVIANPLPKEKIIKGANSFNLSAKSGENLSKAIMTTDAYPKTCMYEVKLQDGSSFKIGAVAKGAGMINPNLATMLCFICTDAAIKREDMKELLEANSHSTFNAISVDGDTSTNDTVLLLANKKSNAYDKEAFKEALRLVMHDMAMLMVADGEGAKKAVAFEVVGAKDDKQAEIAAKALSNSLLVKTALFGEDPNFGRIASTIGASQIECDETKLVISYNDVKVYENGVILFDEACEARAAEVLKNSEYKVLCNIGIGEGKFTAYGCDLGYKYVEINADYRT; encoded by the coding sequence ATGTTTACAATTTTACCGATAAAAGGTTTTATTGATCAAATTGATGGTTTTTTCTGTGATGGAATTCATGCTGGATTAAAACCAAATGGAAATAATGATTTAGGATTTATCTACTCTGATACTCCTTGCGAGGTTGAAGCAGTTTTTACAAAAAATAGATTTCAAGCTGCTCCACTTAAACATTTTCAAATGTATGAAAAAGGTTTTAAAACTAATTTTGTATTAATCAATTCAAAAAATGCAAATGCAATGACAGGACAAAAAGGAATTGATGATATAAATGAAGTTTTTGCCTCTTTAAATCATGATTTATTAAATCCAATTATGAGTTCTACTGGAGTTATTGCAAATCCATTACCAAAAGAGAAAATTATAAAAGGGGCAAACTCTTTTAATCTATCTGCCAAATCAGGTGAGAATTTATCAAAAGCTATTATGACAACAGATGCTTATCCTAAAACTTGTATGTATGAAGTAAAACTTCAAGATGGAAGTTCTTTTAAAATAGGAGCTGTTGCAAAAGGTGCTGGTATGATAAATCCAAACTTAGCAACAATGCTTTGTTTTATTTGTACAGATGCTGCAATTAAAAGAGAAGACATGAAAGAATTACTTGAAGCTAATTCACATTCAACTTTTAATGCTATTTCTGTTGATGGAGATACTTCTACAAATGATACAGTACTTCTTTTAGCAAATAAAAAATCAAATGCTTATGATAAAGAGGCTTTCAAAGAGGCTTTAAGACTTGTAATGCATGATATGGCAATGTTAATGGTTGCAGATGGAGAAGGGGCTAAAAAAGCAGTAGCTTTTGAAGTGGTTGGAGCAAAAGATGATAAACAAGCAGAAATTGCAGCAAAAGCACTTTCTAACTCTTTATTAGTAAAAACTGCACTTTTTGGAGAAGACCCAAATTTTGGAAGAATAGCTTCAACAATAGGAGCAAGTCAAATTGAATGTGATGAGACTAAACTTGTAATCTCATATAATGATGTAAAAGTTTATGAAAATGGAGTAATTCTATTTGATGAAGCTTGTGAAGCAAGAGCTGCTGAAGTTTTAAAAAATAGTGAATATAAAGTTTTATGTAATATTGGAATAGGTGAGGGAAAATTTACAGCATATGGTTGTGATTTAGGTTACAAATATGTTGAAATAAATGCAGATTATAGAACATAA
- a CDS encoding YdcH family protein, with the protein MFHEYRDIITELKQKDAHFIKVFDKHNELDEEIQEMEKNHVDQFEVEKKKKEKLKLKDEVFDIIVKYKKDNNL; encoded by the coding sequence ATGTTTCACGAATATAGAGATATTATTACAGAATTAAAACAAAAAGACGCACACTTTATCAAAGTATTTGATAAGCATAATGAGTTAGATGAAGAGATTCAAGAAATGGAAAAAAACCATGTTGATCAATTCGAAGTTGAAAAAAAGAAAAAAGAGAAATTAAAACTTAAAGATGAAGTTTTTGATATTATTGTAAAATACAAAAAAGATAACAATCTATAA
- the gyrA gene encoding DNA gyrase subunit A yields MENLFENQDIIDVNIEDSIKSSYLDYSMSVIIGRALPDAKDGLKPVHRRILYAMHDLSMSSRSPYKKSARIVGDVIGKYHPHGDSSVYDALVRMAQDFSMRAPLVDGQGNFGSIDGDNAAAMRYTEARMTRVSEDILRDIDKDTVNFVPNYDDTLKEPDVLPTRVPTLLLNGSEGIAVGMATKIPPHNVDELLEAVLHVIDNPEATADELMEFIQGPDFPTGGTIFGRRGIIDAYNTGRGRVKIRAKHHIETKGKKEVIVLDELPYQVNKSRLIEQIATLAKDKHIEGISEVRDESDREGIRVVIELKKDAMSEIVLNNLYKSTPMETTFGIILLAVHNKEPKVFTLPELLKVFLSHRKTVIIRRTIFDLEKAKARAHILEGLKIAVDNIDEVVRIIRASSTDTEAKEKLQDRFELSTIQSQAILDMRLGRLTGLQRDKLEAEYQELLTLIAELEAILKSEEKLNEIIREELTEIKEKYSEPRRTEIEDSYDEIDIEDLIPNEPMVVTITHNGYVKRVPIKSYEKQRRGGKGKVAVTTHDDDFIERFFVTNTHDTLMFVTNMGQLYWLKVYRIPEGSRTAKGKAVVNLINLREDEKIMEIIPTTDFDESKSLAFFTRNGIVKRTSLVEFSNIRSNGVRAIVLDDADEIVTAKITNPDSQYLMIFTSLGQCIRFDIEKTREQGRSTRGVRGIKFKHDSDFVVDANVVDNIEQELLTVSEKGIGKRTEVSEYRETNRAGSGVISMKLHQKTGNVVGAVLVDESQDLMALTSIGKMIRVDMQTIRKAGRNTSGVIIVNVDAKDKVVSIAKCPKEEDEELNIENADTMDGIDLNEFNLSDNSSSENVEDTNTLEIDNNDDKGNE; encoded by the coding sequence ATGGAAAACCTTTTTGAAAATCAAGACATAATCGACGTTAATATTGAAGATAGCATTAAGAGTTCTTATTTAGATTACTCTATGAGTGTTATCATAGGTAGAGCATTACCAGATGCAAAAGATGGTTTAAAACCAGTACACAGAAGAATTCTTTATGCAATGCATGATTTAAGTATGAGTTCAAGAAGCCCATATAAAAAATCTGCAAGGATTGTAGGGGATGTAATTGGTAAGTACCACCCACATGGTGATAGTTCTGTTTATGATGCCTTAGTAAGAATGGCACAAGATTTTTCAATGAGAGCACCATTAGTTGATGGACAAGGAAACTTTGGTTCAATTGACGGTGATAATGCGGCTGCTATGAGGTATACAGAAGCTAGGATGACAAGAGTTTCTGAAGATATCTTAAGAGATATTGATAAAGATACTGTAAACTTCGTACCAAACTACGATGATACTTTAAAAGAGCCAGATGTATTACCAACAAGAGTTCCTACTCTTTTATTAAACGGAAGTGAAGGTATTGCTGTTGGTATGGCAACAAAAATTCCTCCTCATAATGTTGATGAGTTATTAGAAGCTGTATTACATGTAATTGATAATCCAGAAGCAACTGCTGATGAGTTAATGGAGTTTATCCAAGGTCCTGACTTCCCAACAGGTGGTACTATTTTTGGAAGAAGAGGAATTATTGATGCATATAATACGGGTAGAGGAAGAGTAAAAATCCGTGCTAAGCACCATATTGAAACAAAAGGTAAAAAAGAAGTAATTGTTCTTGATGAGTTACCATACCAAGTAAATAAATCAAGACTTATTGAGCAAATTGCTACTTTAGCTAAAGATAAACATATTGAAGGTATTTCTGAAGTTAGAGATGAGTCTGATAGAGAAGGTATTAGAGTTGTAATTGAACTTAAAAAAGATGCAATGAGTGAAATCGTTTTAAACAATCTTTATAAATCAACTCCTATGGAAACTACATTTGGAATTATTCTTTTAGCAGTACATAATAAAGAGCCTAAAGTATTTACTTTACCTGAATTATTAAAAGTGTTCTTATCTCACAGAAAAACTGTAATTATTAGAAGAACAATTTTTGATTTAGAAAAAGCAAAAGCAAGAGCACACATTTTAGAAGGTCTAAAAATTGCTGTTGATAATATTGATGAAGTTGTAAGAATTATTAGAGCTTCTTCAACTGATACAGAGGCAAAAGAGAAACTTCAAGATAGATTTGAATTAAGTACTATTCAATCTCAAGCAATCTTAGATATGAGACTTGGAAGATTAACAGGATTACAAAGAGATAAATTAGAAGCTGAATATCAAGAGTTATTAACTCTTATTGCTGAACTTGAAGCAATCTTAAAATCTGAAGAGAAGTTAAATGAGATTATTAGAGAAGAATTAACTGAAATCAAAGAGAAATATTCTGAACCAAGAAGAACAGAAATTGAAGATTCTTATGATGAAATTGATATTGAAGATTTAATTCCAAATGAGCCAATGGTTGTTACTATTACTCATAATGGATATGTAAAAAGAGTTCCAATTAAATCTTATGAGAAACAAAGAAGAGGTGGTAAAGGTAAAGTAGCTGTAACTACTCACGATGATGACTTTATTGAGAGATTCTTCGTAACCAATACCCACGATACCTTAATGTTTGTTACAAATATGGGACAATTATATTGGTTAAAAGTTTATAGAATTCCAGAAGGTTCTAGAACTGCAAAAGGTAAAGCAGTTGTTAACTTAATCAATTTAAGAGAAGATGAAAAGATTATGGAGATTATTCCAACAACAGACTTTGATGAGTCTAAGTCTTTAGCATTCTTCACAAGAAATGGTATTGTAAAAAGAACATCTTTAGTAGAGTTTAGTAATATTAGAAGTAATGGTGTAAGAGCAATTGTTCTTGATGATGCAGATGAAATTGTTACAGCAAAAATTACTAATCCAGATTCTCAATACCTAATGATTTTCACAAGCTTAGGTCAATGTATTAGATTTGATATTGAAAAAACAAGAGAGCAAGGAAGATCTACAAGAGGAGTTAGAGGTATTAAGTTTAAACATGATTCTGACTTCGTAGTTGATGCTAATGTTGTTGATAATATTGAGCAAGAGTTATTAACAGTATCTGAAAAAGGTATTGGAAAAAGAACTGAGGTTTCTGAATATAGAGAGACAAACAGAGCTGGTTCAGGTGTTATTTCTATGAAATTACATCAAAAAACTGGAAATGTAGTTGGAGCAGTTCTTGTAGATGAATCACAAGATTTAATGGCATTAACTTCAATTGGTAAAATGATTAGAGTTGATATGCAAACAATTAGAAAAGCTGGAAGAAATACTTCAGGGGTAATTATTGTAAATGTTGATGCAAAAGATAAAGTTGTATCAATTGCAAAATGTCCAAAAGAAGAAGATGAAGAGTTAAATATTGAAAATGCAGATACTATGGATGGTATTGATTTAAATGAGTTTAACCTTTCAGATAATAGCAGTAGTGAAAATGTAGAAGATACAAACACTTTAGAAATTGATAATAATGATGATAAAGGAAATGAATAA
- a CDS encoding aspartate-semialdehyde dehydrogenase produces MRKFNVAVVGATGAVGEELFRVLKDYNFPINKLVPLASARSAGSKVEYDGKEITVLELTETCFEENEVEIAFFSAGGSISEKYARYAVEAGAVVIDNTSHFRMEANVPLVVPEVNPEDIASWRETGIIANPNCSTIQMVMSLKPLDELYGIKRVDVSTYQAVSGAGKTGMEELVKQMQAFFAFSLEDSEKNAFAHQIALNVIPQIDVAQANGFTKEEMKMVNETQKIMHKEIAVAATCVRVPVLRSHSESITVTFEDGVEVDVNEVREALERFENVEVIDDLENNAYPMPIISTDTDATYVGRIRRDVYSPNIVHYFNVADQVRVGAATNAVRIGLKWIEMENEI; encoded by the coding sequence ATGAGAAAATTTAATGTAGCAGTTGTAGGTGCAACTGGTGCTGTTGGTGAAGAGTTATTTAGAGTATTAAAAGATTATAACTTCCCTATAAATAAGTTAGTACCTCTAGCTAGTGCTAGAAGTGCTGGTTCTAAAGTAGAATATGATGGTAAAGAGATTACTGTATTAGAATTAACTGAAACTTGTTTTGAAGAGAATGAAGTAGAGATTGCATTTTTCTCTGCTGGTGGTTCAATTTCTGAGAAATATGCAAGATATGCAGTTGAAGCAGGTGCTGTTGTAATTGATAATACAAGTCACTTTAGAATGGAGGCAAATGTTCCATTAGTAGTTCCAGAAGTAAATCCAGAAGATATTGCATCTTGGAGAGAAACAGGAATTATTGCAAATCCAAACTGTTCTACAATTCAAATGGTAATGTCTTTAAAACCATTAGATGAATTATATGGAATTAAAAGAGTTGATGTATCAACTTATCAAGCAGTTTCAGGTGCTGGTAAAACTGGTATGGAAGAACTTGTAAAACAGATGCAAGCATTTTTTGCTTTCTCTTTAGAAGATAGTGAAAAAAATGCATTTGCTCACCAAATTGCTCTTAATGTAATTCCTCAAATTGACGTAGCTCAAGCAAATGGATTTACTAAAGAAGAGATGAAAATGGTAAATGAAACTCAAAAAATCATGCACAAAGAGATTGCTGTAGCTGCAACTTGTGTTAGAGTTCCAGTTTTAAGATCTCACTCTGAGTCTATTACAGTTACTTTTGAAGATGGTGTAGAAGTAGATGTAAATGAAGTAAGAGAAGCTTTAGAGAGATTTGAAAATGTTGAAGTAATTGATGATTTAGAAAACAATGCTTACCCAATGCCAATTATCTCAACAGATACAGATGCAACTTATGTAGGAAGAATTAGAAGAGATGTTTATTCTCCAAATATCGTTCACTATTTTAATGTTGCAGACCAAGTAAGAGTAGGGGCTGCTACAAATGCAGTAAGAATTGGTCTTAAATGGATTGAAATGGAGAATGAAATTTAA
- a CDS encoding YqhA family protein: MIGQIFESTMWKSRFLVLLAVLFGLLGAIVLFVIASMDIFVVAKYAFDTIVTGAHPENFHEDLVSGIIGAVDLYLIAVVMLIFSFGIYELFISPIKHIQEMQDEQRVLTITSLDQLKDKIAKVIVMVLVVNFFQRVLHTEYNGALEMLYFALAVAALSVGLYFLGKVGKK; encoded by the coding sequence ATGATAGGACAAATCTTTGAAAGTACAATGTGGAAGTCAAGATTTCTTGTACTTCTTGCTGTACTTTTTGGATTATTAGGAGCAATAGTACTATTTGTAATCGCAAGTATGGATATTTTTGTTGTAGCAAAATATGCTTTTGATACAATAGTTACTGGGGCTCATCCTGAAAACTTTCATGAAGATTTAGTAAGTGGTATTATAGGTGCAGTAGATTTATATTTAATTGCTGTGGTTATGCTGATTTTCTCTTTTGGTATTTATGAACTTTTTATCTCTCCGATTAAACATATTCAAGAAATGCAAGATGAACAAAGAGTATTAACAATCACTTCACTAGACCAATTAAAAGATAAAATAGCAAAAGTAATAGTAATGGTTCTAGTTGTAAACTTCTTCCAAAGAGTTTTACATACAGAATATAATGGAGCATTAGAGATGCTTTATTTTGCTCTTGCTGTAGCTGCTTTATCAGTAGGACTTTACTTTTTAGGTAAAGTTGGAAAAAAATAA
- the hemE gene encoding uroporphyrinogen decarboxylase: MSKIFVDACLRKETPYTPVWMMRQAGRYLPEYMEVRAKAGNFLNLCHDPEKACEVTIQPLDIVGVDAAILFSDILVIPDEMGMDLEFIKGFGPKFNDPLETEADLDRLIGGEEAANKLTYVYETIKLLKQRLPEDKALIGFTGAPWTLATYMIEGQGTKTYNICKKMMYSNPEFLHRILRKVTDVVKYYMVKQIEAGADVVQIFDSWAAAIEPGKYDEFSWKYMVEIAEYVKEKYPEIPVIMFPKGVAAFIERGGVYGNFDVFGVDWGTPMALAKEKLGEKYVLQGNMEPCRLYSKEATTQCVEAIQNVMQGEGHIFNLGHGILPDVPVENAIHFVSECQRVSKK, from the coding sequence ATGTCAAAGATTTTTGTAGATGCGTGTTTAAGAAAAGAGACTCCTTATACTCCTGTATGGATGATGAGACAAGCAGGAAGATATTTACCTGAATATATGGAAGTTAGAGCAAAAGCTGGTAACTTTTTAAATTTATGTCATGACCCAGAAAAAGCTTGTGAAGTTACAATTCAACCACTTGATATTGTAGGAGTAGATGCTGCTATTTTATTTAGTGATATTCTTGTAATTCCTGATGAAATGGGAATGGACTTAGAGTTTATTAAAGGTTTTGGTCCTAAATTTAATGACCCACTTGAAACAGAAGCTGATTTAGATAGATTAATTGGTGGAGAAGAGGCTGCTAATAAACTAACTTATGTATATGAAACAATCAAACTTTTAAAACAAAGACTTCCTGAAGATAAAGCTCTTATTGGATTTACAGGAGCACCTTGGACATTAGCAACTTATATGATTGAAGGACAAGGAACTAAAACTTATAATATTTGTAAAAAAATGATGTATTCTAATCCAGAATTTTTACATAGAATTCTAAGAAAAGTAACTGATGTAGTTAAATATTATATGGTTAAACAAATTGAAGCAGGTGCAGATGTTGTTCAAATCTTTGATTCATGGGCAGCGGCAATTGAACCAGGAAAATATGATGAGTTTTCTTGGAAGTATATGGTTGAAATAGCTGAATATGTAAAAGAGAAATATCCAGAAATTCCAGTAATCATGTTCCCTAAAGGGGTTGCTGCTTTCATTGAAAGAGGTGGAGTATATGGAAACTTTGATGTATTTGGAGTTGATTGGGGAACACCAATGGCACTAGCAAAAGAGAAGTTAGGTGAAAAATATGTATTACAAGGTAATATGGAGCCTTGTAGATTATATTCAAAAGAAGCAACAACTCAATGTGTTGAAGCTATTCAAAATGTAATGCAAGGTGAAGGACATATCTTTAACCTAGGGCATGGAATTTTACCTGATGTGCCAGTAGAAAATGCAATTCACTTTGTAAGTGAGTGTCAAAGAGTTTCAAAAAAATAA
- a CDS encoding radical SAM protein, with protein MSYSNNIIFGPIPSRRFGISLGIDLSPSKKQCNFDCLYCELEKAKTVDTMTTYPSVAEVVAEVKASFEKHPKIDVITITANGEPTLYPDLEKLVDELNKVKKSAKTLILSNGSTIYDEKIYKALLKIDTVKLSLDCVSEKCFKKLDRIHSGIDIEKIVEGMIKFSSETKNIFVLEILFVKTLNDKEEEIKALYEAVKKIKPHRVDIGTIDRPPAYEVKPVSFETLQEIANSFEGINVNIAYKNRPKLESSFSEEEIINMLKRRPLTQEDIENMFDKVSKKLLEKLVEEKRISLIDSSGLGFYKIS; from the coding sequence TTGTCATATTCAAACAATATTATCTTTGGACCTATTCCTTCAAGAAGATTTGGAATCTCTTTAGGTATAGACCTATCTCCTTCAAAAAAACAATGCAACTTTGATTGTCTTTATTGTGAACTTGAAAAAGCTAAAACAGTTGATACTATGACTACTTATCCTAGTGTAGCTGAAGTAGTAGCAGAAGTTAAAGCCTCATTTGAGAAACATCCAAAAATAGATGTTATAACAATAACAGCAAATGGAGAACCAACTCTATATCCAGATTTAGAAAAGCTTGTTGATGAACTTAATAAAGTAAAAAAGAGTGCAAAAACACTTATTCTTTCAAATGGAAGTACAATCTATGATGAAAAAATTTATAAAGCTTTATTGAAAATAGATACAGTAAAACTATCACTTGATTGTGTAAGTGAAAAGTGTTTTAAAAAGCTTGATAGAATACATAGTGGAATTGATATTGAAAAGATAGTTGAAGGTATGATAAAGTTCTCAAGTGAAACAAAAAATATCTTTGTACTTGAAATTCTATTTGTAAAAACACTTAATGATAAAGAAGAAGAGATAAAAGCCTTATATGAAGCAGTTAAAAAGATAAAACCTCATAGGGTAGATATTGGTACAATTGATAGACCACCTGCATATGAAGTGAAGCCAGTATCTTTTGAAACTTTGCAAGAAATAGCTAATAGTTTTGAAGGTATAAATGTAAATATAGCATATAAAAATAGACCAAAATTAGAATCTTCATTCTCTGAAGAAGAAATTATCAATATGTTAAAACGAAGACCTTTAACTCAAGAAGATATAGAAAATATGTTTGATAAAGTATCAAAAAAATTATTAGAAAAATTAGTAGAAGAAAAGAGAATATCTTTGATTGATAGCAGTGGCTTAGGTTTTTATAAAATTTCATAA
- a CDS encoding protein adenylyltransferase SelO family protein, which produces MKKNIETFEELCTFADYSFVKELNCDPEAKQNGNNKSSREVYSGHYVNVEPTPIKEPIYISHSKNFFKELGFSETLLKEDNFIKMFSADTSKLPETIKNKTWATGYALSIYGTEYYAQCPFQTGNGYGDGRAISIFEAVLNNKRWEFQLKGAGKTPYCRGADGRAVLRSSVREFLAQEHMHSLGIPTSRSLTLFTSKKEQVLRPWFRKESYSRDPEVMIEEDVAITTRVASSFIRVGQLELFGRRARKHEHKDALKELEQLVLHLIKREYSETIDDNLNLEKKVLLLAKQFQDRLTSLVANWIRVGYCQGNFNSDNCAAGGFTLDFGPFGFIEMFDPNYQPWTGGGMHFSFFNQPQAAQKNFKSFCSALKPLIISNLESIKELEKIENDFSVIMQSKIEKMWASKLGLIEFDFELFNELINLMIETKVDYTIFFRELSNIPKDMTELENSFYTNIENEIIKSKWNSWLEKWKAKLKANSQKKLEELSKQMKLINPKYTLREWILVDAYKKAQKGDYTLINELQEIMTNPYSKQTKEIEKRYYSKKPSEFFGIAGVSHVSCSS; this is translated from the coding sequence ATGAAAAAAAATATAGAGACTTTTGAAGAACTTTGCACTTTTGCTGATTACTCTTTTGTAAAAGAACTTAACTGTGACCCAGAGGCAAAACAAAATGGTAATAACAAATCATCAAGAGAGGTTTATTCAGGACACTATGTAAATGTAGAACCAACACCTATAAAAGAACCTATATATATTTCCCATAGTAAAAACTTTTTTAAAGAGTTAGGTTTTAGTGAAACTCTTTTAAAAGAAGATAATTTTATCAAAATGTTTTCTGCTGATACTTCAAAACTACCAGAAACTATTAAAAATAAAACTTGGGCTACAGGATATGCGTTATCTATCTATGGTACAGAATATTATGCACAATGCCCTTTTCAAACAGGAAATGGATATGGAGATGGAAGAGCAATCTCTATTTTTGAAGCAGTTTTAAATAACAAAAGATGGGAGTTTCAACTAAAAGGTGCAGGAAAAACACCCTACTGTAGAGGAGCTGATGGGCGTGCAGTTCTAAGGTCAAGTGTACGGGAGTTTTTAGCACAAGAACATATGCACTCTTTAGGAATTCCTACATCTAGGTCATTGACACTATTTACTTCTAAAAAAGAGCAAGTACTTAGACCTTGGTTTAGAAAAGAGTCTTATTCAAGAGACCCTGAAGTTATGATTGAAGAAGATGTTGCAATAACTACAAGAGTTGCCTCTTCTTTTATTCGAGTTGGACAACTTGAACTTTTTGGAAGACGAGCTAGAAAACATGAACATAAAGATGCTTTAAAAGAGTTAGAACAACTTGTTCTACATCTAATCAAAAGAGAATATAGTGAAACTATAGATGATAACTTGAATTTAGAGAAAAAAGTACTTCTATTAGCAAAGCAGTTTCAAGATAGACTTACTTCTTTAGTGGCTAACTGGATTAGAGTGGGATATTGTCAAGGTAACTTCAATAGTGATAACTGTGCAGCAGGAGGTTTTACCCTTGATTTTGGACCTTTTGGTTTTATAGAGATGTTTGACCCTAATTATCAGCCTTGGACTGGTGGAGGTATGCACTTCTCATTTTTCAATCAGCCACAAGCAGCACAAAAAAATTTTAAATCATTTTGTTCTGCTTTAAAACCTCTGATTATCTCAAACCTAGAATCAATAAAGGAACTTGAAAAAATAGAAAATGATTTTTCTGTAATCATGCAATCAAAAATAGAAAAAATGTGGGCTTCTAAACTAGGTCTTATTGAGTTTGACTTTGAACTATTTAATGAACTTATTAATCTTATGATTGAAACAAAAGTTGACTACACAATATTTTTTAGGGAATTATCAAATATACCAAAGGATATGACAGAGCTTGAAAATAGTTTTTATACTAATATTGAAAATGAAATTATCAAATCAAAATGGAATAGTTGGTTAGAAAAATGGAAAGCTAAACTAAAAGCAAATTCACAAAAAAAACTAGAAGAACTTTCAAAACAAATGAAGCTTATAAATCCAAAGTATACTCTAAGGGAGTGGATATTAGTTGATGCATATAAAAAAGCCCAAAAAGGAGACTATACTCTTATAAATGAACTACAAGAGATAATGACAAATCCATATTCAAAACAAACAAAAGAGATAGAAAAAAGATATTATAGTAAAAAACCCTCTGAGTTTTTTGGAATAGCTGGAGTATCTCATGTGAGTTGTTCTTCATAA
- a CDS encoding DnaJ domain-containing protein: MKLKKWIFIAILLVILYYTFIVNTLLTLSVIFASIVAVKLYKYYSKKSLNKLSASKELFRQSYLGHFIALVAKVAKADGRVDELEAQLIGMMFDDISKVFDEKEKTRAIMKEIFNEEKQRIDDTKEIAASLNKLLGKSILKRRQFISFLIQLAFVDKGISSEEDKVLRDIATQLNISAEVYDAIVNSLKQKMKSNQETMTPKKAYEILGVKESDDMNTVKKAYRKLVREYHPDIISSQDKDESYIEEATAKTQEINQAYQVIKKLHS, from the coding sequence ATGAAATTAAAAAAATGGATTTTTATAGCAATCTTACTTGTGATATTGTATTACACTTTTATTGTAAATACTCTTTTAACCCTATCTGTTATTTTTGCTTCGATTGTTGCAGTTAAACTATATAAATATTATTCAAAAAAGAGTTTAAATAAATTATCAGCTTCAAAAGAGTTATTTAGGCAGAGTTATCTTGGACATTTTATAGCTTTAGTAGCCAAAGTTGCAAAAGCAGATGGAAGAGTAGATGAACTTGAAGCTCAATTAATAGGAATGATGTTTGATGATATCTCAAAGGTTTTTGATGAAAAAGAGAAAACTAGAGCTATTATGAAAGAGATTTTCAATGAAGAGAAACAAAGAATAGATGATACAAAAGAGATAGCTGCCTCATTAAATAAACTTCTAGGTAAAAGTATTTTAAAAAGAAGACAGTTTATTAGTTTCTTAATTCAATTAGCTTTTGTAGACAAAGGTATTAGTAGTGAAGAAGATAAAGTCTTAAGAGATATTGCTACACAATTAAATATCTCAGCTGAAGTTTATGATGCTATTGTAAATAGTTTGAAACAAAAAATGAAAAGTAATCAAGAAACAATGACTCCTAAAAAAGCCTATGAAATTTTAGGTGTAAAAGAGAGTGATGATATGAATACTGTTAAAAAAGCCTATAGAAAACTTGTAAGAGAGTATCATCCTGATATTATAAGTTCTCAAGACAAAGATGAGAGTTACATTGAAGAGGCTACGGCTAAAACTCAAGAGATAAATCAGGCTTATCAAGTTATTAAAAAACTACATTCTTAA
- a CDS encoding RraA family protein, giving the protein MDYEKFAQFSPCDYAGPLKRESFMDAGMKELWQSIPRVSGPAFTVNMVPGDNLALHRAIYEAPRGSIIVAQTNSMDYAVSGGNVCAIARGLGIRGFVIDGVVRDIAEVREIKFPIFGRGVLPMPGTKKAVLPLNTPIVAGGIAVNPGDIIVADEEGIAVIPKEKAEEIYNQTKENVEKEKAMGFEKWAANHRKKIDSFYE; this is encoded by the coding sequence ATGGATTATGAAAAGTTTGCTCAATTTAGTCCTTGTGACTATGCAGGACCTTTAAAAAGAGAGAGTTTTATGGATGCTGGTATGAAAGAGTTATGGCAAAGTATACCTAGAGTTTCAGGACCTGCTTTTACAGTAAATATGGTGCCAGGAGATAACTTAGCATTACATAGAGCAATATATGAAGCTCCAAGGGGTTCAATTATTGTAGCTCAAACTAATTCAATGGATTATGCAGTTTCTGGTGGAAATGTATGTGCTATTGCACGAGGTTTAGGAATAAGAGGTTTTGTAATTGATGGTGTTGTGAGAGATATTGCAGAAGTAAGAGAGATAAAATTTCCTATTTTTGGTAGGGGAGTCCTTCCTATGCCAGGAACTAAAAAAGCAGTTCTTCCTTTAAATACTCCAATTGTTGCTGGTGGTATTGCTGTAAATCCAGGGGATATTATTGTTGCTGATGAAGAGGGAATTGCAGTTATTCCAAAAGAAAAAGCTGAAGAGATTTATAATCAAACTAAAGAGAATGTAGAAAAAGAAAAAGCTATGGGCTTTGAAAAATGGGCTGCGAATCATAGAAAAAAGATAGACTCTTTTTATGAGTAG